A region from the Nostoc sp. HK-01 genome encodes:
- a CDS encoding HAD-superfamily hydrolase: protein MKRIVFCDFDGTITVEETFVAVLKKFAPEVAAQLLPEMYAQRVTLREGVKKILQSIPSAQYGEILEYTRSQLIRPGFSELLDFLDFQGVPLVVVSGGLRGMVEVVLGEIVPRVAAIHAVDLDSSGAYFKVNSDYEGGTELVAKVQVMAEYPADETIAIGDSLTDLNMGLQASIVFARDRLAHYLDQHKKPYILWNNFSDIQAYLQQLWK from the coding sequence GTGAAGAGAATTGTTTTTTGTGATTTTGATGGCACAATCACAGTTGAAGAAACCTTTGTAGCGGTGCTAAAAAAGTTTGCACCAGAAGTTGCTGCACAATTACTACCAGAAATGTATGCACAGCGGGTAACACTAAGAGAGGGAGTCAAGAAAATTTTACAATCAATTCCCTCTGCACAATATGGAGAAATTTTAGAATATACGCGATCGCAACTCATCCGTCCAGGCTTTAGCGAACTGCTAGATTTTCTGGATTTTCAAGGTGTCCCTTTGGTTGTGGTGTCTGGCGGGTTGCGGGGAATGGTAGAAGTTGTTTTAGGTGAGATAGTCCCAAGAGTAGCCGCGATTCACGCCGTTGATCTAGATAGTAGTGGTGCTTACTTCAAGGTGAATTCTGATTATGAAGGTGGTACAGAATTAGTCGCCAAAGTGCAAGTGATGGCTGAATATCCCGCTGATGAGACAATTGCTATTGGTGACTCCCTCACAGACTTAAATATGGGCTTACAAGCTTCTATTGTATTTGCCCGCGATCGCCTAGCGCACTATTTAGACCAACACAAAAAACCTTATATTCTCTGGAATAATTTCTCAGATATTCAGGCGTATCTACAGCAATTGTGGAAATGA
- the glgA gene encoding glycogen synthase: MYIVQIASECAPVIKAGGLGDVVYGLSRELEGRGNCVEIILPMYDCMRYDHIWGLHDAYKDLWVPWYGAAIHCSVYCGWVHGRLCFFIQPHSEDNFFNRGCYYGCDDDNMRFAFFSKAALEFLNQSNKRPDIIHCHDWQTGLIPVLLAEIYKYNGMEYQRVCYTIHNFKHQGIGGGETLAATGLNREAYYFQYDKLRDDFNPFALNYMKGGIVYANAVTTVSPNHAEEARYTEVGCGLGHTLHLHQDKFTGVLNGIDYDFWNPEIDRYIPTNYTYEDFEQKIYNKKALRERLLLDAADKPIVAYIGRLDNQKGVHLVHHAIYHALSKGAQFVLLGSATEAAINTHFHHEKEFLNNNPDVHLELGFNEELSHLIYAGADMIVVPSNYEPCGLTQMIGLKYGTVPIVRGVGGLVNTVFDRDYDQNLPPEKCNGYVFYDTDNYALESAMNRAIDLWYESPDEFQQLAIQGMKYDYSWNIPGAEYLKIYEWIRHRG, encoded by the coding sequence ATGTACATAGTACAGATTGCCTCGGAATGCGCTCCTGTAATTAAAGCAGGCGGTTTAGGGGATGTTGTTTACGGACTGAGTAGAGAATTAGAGGGCAGGGGAAATTGCGTTGAAATCATTCTGCCCATGTATGATTGTATGCGCTACGACCATATTTGGGGTCTGCATGATGCTTACAAAGACTTGTGGGTACCCTGGTACGGTGCAGCAATTCACTGTTCTGTATACTGCGGCTGGGTGCATGGTAGGCTGTGCTTCTTTATTCAACCCCACTCTGAAGATAATTTCTTTAATCGCGGCTGTTATTACGGTTGTGATGATGACAATATGCGCTTTGCCTTTTTTAGCAAAGCCGCTTTAGAATTCTTAAATCAAAGCAACAAGCGACCTGATATTATCCATTGTCATGACTGGCAAACAGGCTTAATTCCCGTATTGCTGGCTGAGATTTACAAGTATAACGGTATGGAATATCAGCGGGTTTGCTACACCATCCATAACTTTAAGCATCAAGGAATAGGCGGTGGAGAAACCCTTGCGGCTACAGGTTTAAATCGAGAGGCTTATTATTTCCAATACGATAAGCTGCGTGACGACTTCAACCCCTTTGCGTTGAACTACATGAAAGGGGGTATTGTTTATGCCAATGCAGTCACTACAGTTTCGCCAAACCACGCTGAGGAAGCTCGTTATACAGAAGTTGGTTGTGGTTTAGGTCATACATTACATTTGCATCAAGATAAATTCACTGGGGTGCTTAACGGTATCGATTACGATTTTTGGAATCCTGAAATTGACCGCTACATCCCCACGAACTATACCTACGAAGATTTTGAACAAAAAATATATAACAAAAAAGCTTTGCGAGAGCGACTCTTGCTTGACGCTGCCGATAAACCAATCGTTGCTTATATCGGTCGGTTAGATAATCAAAAAGGTGTGCATTTAGTACATCATGCTATTTATCATGCACTCAGTAAAGGCGCACAGTTTGTCTTACTTGGTTCAGCTACAGAAGCCGCAATTAATACTCATTTCCACCACGAAAAAGAATTTTTAAATAATAACCCCGATGTGCATTTAGAATTGGGCTTTAATGAGGAATTATCCCACCTTATTTATGCAGGGGCGGATATGATTGTTGTTCCCAGCAATTACGAACCCTGTGGTTTAACCCAGATGATTGGTTTAAAATACGGCACAGTACCCATTGTTCGTGGTGTTGGTGGGTTAGTAAATACGGTATTTGATCGAGATTACGACCAAAATTTACCACCGGAAAAATGTAATGGCTACGTATTTTATGACACAGATAATTATGCGCTTGAGTCTGCGATGAATCGAGCAATTGATTTGTGGTATGAATCGCCTGATGAGTTCCAGCAACTAGCAATTCAGGGGATGAAATATGACTACTCATGGAACATTCCGGGAGCAGAGTATCTCAAGATTTATGAGTGGATTAGACATCGTGGGTAA